One region of Chryseobacterium sp. SORGH_AS_0447 genomic DNA includes:
- a CDS encoding cytochrome c: MKTRTPISIYILVTAGLAIMAFEMFAPDSRYLSSPFFWGLMLVAIILLLIMNSIGDLIENENFKRLSDEEKAAFIKSKNTPYFQKLWNSAFKKQSATEEKDILIDHGFDGITELDNSLPKWWVGLFYFGFIFCAVYLTAFALTDYAHPEAELNSDTKTMLASIAEFEKTAPQVTLENAKYSADNISEGKELFKTNCVTCHGENGKGGIGPNLTDTHWINVKQKSLFKNVIWMLENGSPNNPTMRPLIKEGTITGRDAEKIAAYIYHINQETSPITVAQGGAAPQGEEVKWENGNE; this comes from the coding sequence ATGAAAACAAGAACACCCATTTCCATCTATATACTCGTTACGGCAGGTCTGGCGATCATGGCTTTTGAAATGTTCGCCCCGGATTCACGCTATTTATCATCACCGTTTTTCTGGGGACTGATGCTGGTGGCAATAATTCTCCTGCTCATTATGAATTCCATCGGGGATCTGATCGAGAATGAAAATTTCAAAAGACTGTCGGATGAAGAAAAAGCAGCTTTTATAAAAAGTAAAAACACCCCTTACTTTCAGAAGCTCTGGAATTCCGCATTCAAAAAGCAGTCGGCTACAGAAGAAAAAGATATCCTGATCGACCACGGATTCGATGGCATTACGGAGCTCGACAATTCGCTTCCGAAATGGTGGGTCGGGCTGTTTTACTTCGGTTTTATTTTCTGTGCCGTCTATCTTACCGCTTTTGCATTAACCGACTATGCCCATCCGGAGGCTGAACTGAATAGTGATACCAAAACGATGCTGGCTTCCATTGCAGAATTTGAAAAAACAGCTCCGCAGGTTACACTGGAAAATGCAAAATACAGTGCAGATAATATTTCGGAAGGCAAAGAACTCTTTAAAACTAACTGCGTTACCTGCCACGGCGAAAACGGGAAAGGCGGTATCGGGCCTAACTTAACAGATACCCACTGGATCAATGTGAAACAGAAAAGCCTGTTCAAAAACGTGATCTGGATGCTGGAAAACGGCTCGCCGAATAATCCTACTATGCGCCCCCTGATTAAAGAAGGAACCATCACCGGAAGGGATGCCGAAAAGATTGCGGCTTACATTTATCATATCAACCAGGAAACGTCTCCCATTACGGTAGCCCAAGGCGGGGCCGCTCCTCAGGGAGAGGAAGTGAAATGGGAAAACGGAAACGAATAA
- a CDS encoding AMP-binding protein, which produces MQINFNNLNMNQLSFNSEFEVKIRHFLEEWFSSSETVQVQTSGSTGTPKIFEIEKKKMVNSAEMTCNFLGLKEGDTALICLPIEYISGKMMVVRSVVRKLKLIIADPSVKPIEHLNNEIDFCAMTPLQVENSLDQLHLIKNLIIGGAAVSESLKDKILHALAASHVQTRIFETYGMSETLSHIALKQIAPQAEDYFKVFENVEISTDARGCLKIFAPNVNSEILQTNDLVDIKNENQFRFLGRVDNVINSGGAKIFPEQLEALVKKEIPNEAVFLGIDNESLGQKLILVIEGHPSEELHQKLSAVDYREKFHKPKEIVFVEKIPRTQNGKVNRIELKKNLHYKN; this is translated from the coding sequence ATGCAGATCAATTTTAATAATCTCAATATGAATCAATTATCCTTCAACTCGGAATTTGAAGTCAAAATCAGACACTTTCTGGAGGAGTGGTTCTCTAGTTCGGAGACGGTACAAGTACAAACTTCCGGCTCTACGGGAACGCCGAAGATTTTTGAGATCGAGAAAAAGAAAATGGTGAACTCTGCAGAAATGACGTGCAATTTCCTGGGATTGAAAGAAGGAGATACAGCTCTGATCTGTCTTCCTATCGAATACATTTCCGGGAAAATGATGGTAGTACGGTCGGTGGTAAGAAAATTAAAACTCATTATAGCTGATCCTTCCGTAAAACCGATTGAGCATCTGAATAATGAAATTGATTTCTGTGCCATGACACCGTTACAGGTAGAAAACTCTTTGGATCAATTACACCTTATTAAAAATCTGATTATTGGCGGAGCAGCAGTTTCCGAAAGTCTTAAAGATAAAATCCTTCATGCTCTTGCCGCATCTCATGTACAAACCAGGATATTCGAAACTTACGGAATGTCCGAAACCCTTTCCCATATTGCTTTAAAGCAGATTGCTCCACAGGCAGAAGACTATTTCAAAGTATTTGAAAATGTTGAAATTTCTACAGACGCAAGGGGATGTTTAAAAATATTCGCGCCGAACGTTAACTCAGAAATATTGCAGACGAATGATTTAGTTGATATTAAAAATGAAAATCAGTTCAGGTTTCTCGGAAGAGTTGATAACGTAATTAATTCCGGAGGGGCAAAAATCTTTCCGGAGCAATTGGAAGCTTTGGTAAAGAAAGAAATTCCAAATGAAGCGGTTTTCTTAGGCATCGACAATGAAAGTTTGGGGCAGAAATTGATATTGGTTATTGAAGGTCATCCATCGGAAGAGTTACATCAAAAATTATCCGCTGTGGATTACCGGGAAAAGTTTCACAAACCAAAAGAAATTGTTTTTGTGGAAAAAATACCGAGAACTCAGAATGGAAAAGTAAACAGGATTGAATTAAAAAAAAACTTACACTACAAAAATTAA
- a CDS encoding translocation/assembly module TamB has translation MKLKINKRKLLRRFAITIISILVFFTLLILSLRLPVVQNFIKDKLVVYLEKKIKTKVSLERVYIGFPNSLVMENLYLKGQNIDTLLAVRKLDVGLNMMKLIKSTADITSVDLEGARANVVRKPDGTFNFDYILKAFATSDKEESPSKPFIISLDKINLKDIGITFNDQQSRNDIQLYFKSFDTRVKTFDLQNNKYAVNDINLDGLKLKLKQDLIEEVSKKVEKKVDSLNNKKPMQLGLRGIKLTNFNIDYGDDNTKTFAKVLFKELSTKINKLDLENNAYDVGNVFLSGADVHANLYLPAQNANPKETKEPETSKTTDKEKALALLLGKLVLNDVKVAYNNTAIAPTRQGMDFNHLNFSKLNIEVRDFKMQDNTFAGSVNSAEIQEARGLDIQKFNTDFVYNQKEAYLKDLYLQTPKTVLQDEIVLNYNSIEQLSSNLGAVQVSANIEDSKIGFSDILNLVPTLRTTAPFNKYPNAVVNIDANVKGSVNDLLINNLKVSGLDQLRVAASGRVKNAMNPNNLYYDLRIAELSSSARTIFNLVPKNTIPSTISLPSQMSIKGTAKGTTKLVDANLNLYSTLGNASVTAKVDMRRKNRELYDVKANLQGLQIGKIIQNKDIGPISAQIYAKGESFDFKNANADVRGNVASAVYKGYRYQNMNLTGKIRRGVYNVVLNSKDPNVNLFLTASGIYNEKNPIVKVNGNVNKLDLNKLGFYKDPMILAGKIDADFQNLDPDHLNGYLNLKDFAFSDTKEIYPIQEVNLKATSTNDSTNIVFNSQIADVELRGKYKLTQIFGALSNTINQYYQFQKPAKSQKIEAGQFFTFNAKIKNDDLIRKFVPELKSFETINLTGNYDADSQKIEIDGQIPQVLYGENSVENATIKVTNQNQALQYNLYVGGLKSSSFALNKIGIAGDVANNIINYNITTKDEKDMTQFLIAGNAKSLNDITEISLNPNGLKLNYTDWTVAENNRIQIGKNGILADNFRLSNAGSEILLQSESQTPNAPLNVSLKDFKIETITELIKKDTVLARGTINGTAKLRDLTKKMTFTSDLNISDLIVYGSPVGNLAVKVNNTTPNLLNANIALSGNNNDVKILGDYNTSTSTFDMNMAINQLQMKSVQGFSMNAITNTEGYISGNLKITGTTAKPNILGKVKFNDAGLEIAKTGSDFRKLNDEIDFTSRGIEFNDFKINDKDGNSLNIDGQVLTQTYRDFAFNLDLNAKDFKVVNSEKSNEALMYGVLAIDAGLRIRGNLDLPKVDGRLSVTDDTDFTFVLPQSSPTLQEREGIVEFIDQDQVALNKTIKADSLNSQTRIKGMDVSVNIELNKEAKLSLLIDKANGDFVKLQGEAELTGGVDPSGKTTLVGVYEVESGSYEMTVSVLKRKFDIQKGSTITWTGEPTTANLDITAVYKTETAPIDLVEQQISGEAASTLNQFKQKIPFNTLLIMKGELLKPVITFDITTDEKNNAVSSNVTDIVDQKLSQLRTQESEMNKQVFALLLLNRFIGENPFQSGAGTSGEMLARQSVSKILSQQLNNLASDLIKGVDLNFDLESSEDYSTGNKNTRTDLNVGLSKKLLNDRLKVSVGSNFALEGEARQNENTTNIAGDVTVDYSLSRDERYMLRAYRKNEYQVALQGQIVETGLGFIITLDYDKFREIFQRSKNNRQREQRKNKQNQVVEFK, from the coding sequence TTGAAACTGAAAATCAACAAAAGAAAACTCTTAAGGCGTTTTGCAATTACCATTATATCTATATTGGTATTTTTTACGTTACTTATCCTTAGCTTACGGCTTCCGGTAGTTCAGAATTTTATAAAGGACAAACTGGTCGTTTATTTAGAGAAAAAAATCAAAACAAAAGTAAGCCTGGAAAGGGTTTACATCGGATTTCCAAACAGTCTCGTCATGGAAAATCTGTATTTAAAAGGCCAGAACATCGATACCCTTCTGGCGGTAAGAAAGCTGGACGTGGGACTGAATATGATGAAGCTCATCAAATCCACAGCAGATATTACCTCGGTGGATCTGGAAGGGGCAAGAGCCAATGTCGTGAGAAAACCGGATGGCACATTTAATTTCGATTATATACTGAAAGCCTTTGCGACAAGCGATAAAGAAGAAAGCCCATCAAAACCTTTCATTATTTCTCTGGATAAAATTAATTTAAAAGATATCGGGATTACGTTTAACGATCAGCAATCCCGGAACGACATCCAATTATATTTCAAATCTTTTGATACAAGGGTTAAAACTTTCGATCTTCAGAATAATAAATATGCCGTCAACGACATCAATCTGGACGGCTTAAAACTGAAGCTGAAACAGGACCTGATCGAAGAGGTTTCTAAAAAGGTCGAAAAAAAGGTCGACTCCCTGAACAATAAAAAGCCGATGCAGCTTGGGTTGAGAGGGATCAAGCTTACCAATTTCAACATTGATTATGGTGACGACAATACCAAAACCTTTGCAAAAGTCTTATTTAAAGAACTCAGTACGAAAATCAACAAACTGGATCTTGAAAACAATGCCTACGATGTAGGGAATGTCTTTTTATCAGGTGCAGATGTCCATGCCAACCTTTATCTTCCGGCTCAGAATGCAAATCCGAAAGAGACAAAAGAGCCTGAAACATCAAAAACGACAGACAAAGAGAAAGCTTTAGCTTTACTGCTTGGAAAACTGGTGTTGAATGACGTAAAAGTAGCCTATAACAATACCGCCATTGCCCCGACAAGACAGGGAATGGATTTCAATCACCTGAATTTTTCCAAGCTGAATATAGAAGTGAGGGATTTCAAAATGCAGGACAATACCTTTGCCGGAAGTGTGAATTCAGCGGAAATACAGGAAGCCAGAGGTCTGGATATTCAGAAATTCAATACGGATTTTGTTTACAACCAGAAAGAAGCTTATTTAAAAGACCTTTATCTTCAGACTCCTAAAACCGTGTTGCAGGATGAAATTGTTTTAAACTATAATTCGATAGAGCAATTGAGCTCAAATCTGGGAGCAGTACAGGTTTCCGCCAATATTGAAGACTCTAAAATAGGGTTCTCCGATATTCTGAATCTTGTTCCGACGCTTAGAACTACCGCTCCTTTCAATAAATATCCAAATGCTGTTGTAAACATTGATGCCAATGTAAAAGGAAGTGTAAACGATTTACTGATTAACAACCTTAAAGTTTCCGGGCTTGACCAATTGCGGGTTGCTGCCTCTGGAAGGGTAAAGAATGCGATGAATCCTAACAATCTGTATTACGATTTACGAATTGCAGAACTGTCTTCATCCGCAAGAACAATCTTTAATCTGGTTCCTAAAAACACTATTCCTTCTACTATTTCCCTGCCTTCCCAGATGAGTATTAAAGGGACTGCAAAAGGGACGACGAAATTGGTGGACGCCAACCTGAACCTCTACTCTACGCTGGGAAATGCTTCAGTAACTGCCAAAGTAGACATGCGTAGAAAAAACAGGGAACTTTATGATGTAAAAGCCAACCTTCAGGGATTACAAATCGGAAAAATCATTCAGAATAAAGACATCGGGCCGATCTCTGCCCAGATTTACGCCAAAGGAGAAAGCTTTGATTTTAAAAATGCCAATGCTGATGTTAGAGGAAATGTAGCTTCTGCTGTTTACAAAGGGTATCGTTATCAAAATATGAACCTTACCGGTAAGATCAGACGTGGGGTGTATAATGTGGTTTTAAATTCAAAAGACCCGAATGTCAATCTGTTTTTAACGGCTTCCGGGATTTACAATGAAAAAAATCCTATTGTAAAGGTAAATGGAAACGTCAATAAATTAGATTTAAATAAATTAGGATTTTACAAAGATCCGATGATCCTTGCCGGGAAAATCGATGCAGATTTTCAGAATTTAGATCCGGATCATCTGAACGGTTATCTTAATTTAAAGGATTTCGCGTTTTCAGACACTAAAGAAATTTATCCGATCCAGGAAGTGAATCTAAAAGCAACCTCTACCAACGACTCCACCAATATTGTTTTCAATTCTCAGATCGCCGATGTAGAATTAAGAGGTAAATATAAGCTGACCCAGATTTTCGGAGCTTTATCCAATACGATCAATCAGTATTATCAATTCCAGAAGCCGGCTAAATCACAGAAAATAGAGGCCGGACAGTTCTTTACCTTTAATGCGAAAATTAAGAATGACGACCTGATCAGAAAGTTTGTTCCGGAGCTGAAAAGCTTTGAAACCATCAATCTTACCGGAAATTATGATGCCGATTCTCAGAAGATAGAGATCGACGGACAGATCCCACAGGTGCTTTATGGTGAAAATTCCGTTGAAAATGCAACCATTAAAGTGACCAATCAGAATCAGGCTTTACAGTATAACCTATATGTAGGCGGCCTGAAAAGCTCAAGCTTTGCTCTGAATAAAATCGGAATTGCCGGGGATGTAGCGAATAACATCATCAATTATAATATTACCACAAAAGATGAAAAAGATATGACCCAGTTCCTGATTGCCGGAAATGCAAAATCGCTGAATGACATTACCGAAATTTCATTAAATCCAAACGGACTAAAGTTAAATTACACCGACTGGACTGTAGCGGAAAACAACAGAATCCAGATCGGTAAAAACGGAATTCTGGCAGATAACTTCAGGCTCTCCAATGCAGGAAGCGAAATTTTGTTGCAGTCTGAAAGTCAGACCCCGAATGCTCCTTTGAATGTTTCACTGAAAGATTTCAAGATTGAAACCATTACGGAGCTGATTAAAAAAGATACGGTACTTGCCCGGGGAACGATTAATGGAACAGCAAAGCTGAGAGATCTGACCAAAAAGATGACATTTACTTCCGACTTGAATATTTCGGATCTGATTGTCTATGGAAGCCCGGTCGGAAATCTTGCGGTAAAAGTAAACAATACCACACCGAATCTCCTGAATGCCAACATTGCGCTTTCAGGCAATAATAATGATGTCAAAATTCTGGGAGACTATAATACTTCAACGAGTACTTTTGATATGAATATGGCGATCAACCAGCTTCAGATGAAGTCGGTACAGGGATTCTCCATGAATGCGATTACCAACACCGAAGGCTATATTTCCGGAAATTTAAAAATTACGGGAACCACTGCCAAACCGAATATTTTAGGGAAAGTGAAATTCAATGATGCAGGGCTTGAAATTGCCAAAACAGGAAGCGATTTCAGAAAATTGAATGATGAAATTGATTTTACCAGCCGTGGAATTGAATTCAATGATTTCAAGATCAACGACAAAGACGGAAATTCACTGAATATCGACGGACAGGTTTTAACGCAAACCTATAGAGATTTTGCCTTTAATCTGGATCTGAATGCCAAAGACTTCAAGGTGGTAAATTCTGAGAAATCCAATGAGGCGCTTATGTATGGTGTACTGGCCATCGATGCCGGTTTAAGAATCAGAGGAAACCTGGATTTGCCGAAAGTGGACGGAAGGCTGTCGGTTACGGATGATACGGATTTTACTTTTGTACTCCCACAATCTTCCCCTACACTACAGGAGAGAGAAGGTATTGTAGAATTCATCGATCAGGATCAGGTAGCTTTAAATAAAACCATCAAAGCAGATTCCCTCAATTCACAAACCCGAATTAAAGGAATGGATGTGAGTGTAAATATCGAGCTCAACAAAGAAGCCAAGCTTTCGTTATTGATTGATAAAGCCAACGGCGATTTTGTAAAACTTCAGGGAGAAGCGGAATTAACCGGTGGTGTGGATCCTTCAGGGAAAACCACATTAGTCGGCGTTTATGAAGTAGAATCCGGAAGCTATGAAATGACGGTAAGCGTTTTGAAACGTAAGTTTGACATCCAGAAAGGAAGTACGATTACTTGGACCGGTGAACCGACTACCGCAAATCTGGATATTACCGCTGTCTATAAAACCGAGACCGCACCGATCGACCTTGTTGAACAGCAGATCAGTGGGGAAGCCGCTTCCACTTTAAATCAGTTTAAACAAAAAATTCCTTTCAATACATTGCTGATCATGAAAGGAGAACTGCTGAAGCCTGTCATCACTTTTGATATTACCACCGATGAGAAAAACAACGCAGTTTCTTCCAATGTGACGGATATTGTCGATCAAAAGCTTTCGCAGCTGAGAACCCAGGAATCCGAAATGAACAAACAGGTCTTTGCCCTGCTGCTTCTGAACCGGTTTATCGGAGAAAACCCGTTCCAATCAGGAGCCGGAACCTCCGGAGAAATGCTGGCCCGGCAGAGTGTGAGCAAGATTCTATCGCAACAGCTTAATAATCTTGCCTCCGATCTAATCAAAGGTGTTGATCTAAACTTTGATCTTGAATCTTCCGAGGACTATTCCACAGGAAATAAAAATACAAGAACTGACCTGAATGTAGGGCTTAGCAAAAAATTGCTGAATGACCGTCTGAAAGTTTCCGTAGGAAGTAATTTTGCCCTCGAGGGAGAAGCCCGACAGAATGAAAATACAACAAATATTGCCGGTGACGTAACAGTAGATTACAGCCTTTCCCGTGACGAGAGATATATGCTCCGGGCCTACCGTAAAAATGAATATCAGGTAGCTTTACAGGGACAGATTGTTGAAACCGGACTGGGCTTCATCATCACGCTGGATTACGACAAATTCCGTGAGATCTTCCAGAGATCAAAAAATAACAGGCAGAGAGAACAAAGAAAAAATAAGCAAAACCAGGTTGTAGAATTTAAATAA
- the arfB gene encoding alternative ribosome rescue aminoacyl-tRNA hydrolase ArfB yields the protein MKDFTRELSFKTSRSSGAGGQNVNKVETSVTVLWNVLESGFFNDYQKDLIQNKLKNRINAEGLLFLTVSESRTQLANKNKAIEKVLDIVNQALIIPKKRLATKPSRNQKQKRLDTKKKLSEKKENRKFKY from the coding sequence ATGAAAGATTTCACCAGAGAACTAAGCTTCAAAACTTCCCGCAGCAGTGGTGCAGGCGGACAGAATGTGAACAAGGTTGAAACTTCGGTAACGGTTCTCTGGAATGTTTTGGAATCAGGGTTTTTTAATGATTACCAGAAAGATTTAATTCAAAACAAATTAAAAAATAGGATTAATGCGGAAGGACTGTTGTTCTTAACGGTTTCCGAAAGCAGGACACAGCTTGCCAATAAAAATAAAGCCATCGAAAAAGTCCTTGATATTGTAAACCAGGCTTTAATAATTCCAAAAAAACGTTTGGCCACGAAACCTTCCAGAAACCAAAAACAAAAAAGACTGGATACCAAAAAGAAACTTTCCGAGAAAAAAGAAAATAGGAAATTTAAATATTAA
- a CDS encoding helix-turn-helix domain-containing protein, protein MKELNICGQNIRKIRRSRDLTQEYMAFEMGISQKAYSDIENSKVKINLEILTKISDILEIKPSDICSISHKCGNDFEDKYHDLIAYMKKNGIEVPKDLL, encoded by the coding sequence ATGAAAGAGCTGAATATATGCGGACAGAACATTAGGAAAATCCGGCGGAGCAGGGACCTTACGCAGGAATACATGGCTTTCGAGATGGGCATTTCTCAGAAAGCCTACTCGGATATCGAGAATTCCAAAGTAAAGATCAACCTGGAAATCCTGACTAAAATTTCTGATATCTTAGAGATCAAACCCTCCGATATCTGCAGCATTTCCCACAAATGTGGCAACGATTTTGAAGACAAGTACCACGACCTGATAGCTTATATGAAGAAGAACGGGATTGAGGTTCCGAAGGATTTGTTATGA
- the ccoN gene encoding cytochrome-c oxidase, cbb3-type subunit I: METQQFKYDNHIVRAFLYATIAFGLVGFLLGLTAALMLFYPELPEFLFGTDDTTIKSLTSGNIQGLINTQGALGFGRIRMLHTSAVIFAFVCNSFFCGAYYSMQRLLKTRMYSDTLSWIHFWTWQIMIVSVVITFLMGINTSKEYAEHEWPIDILITVSWVIFGINMFGTIAKRRVRHLYVAIWFYMGTWLAVAMLHIFNNLEVPLSFTTWKSYSIYAGAKDALVQWWYGHNAVAFVLTTPVLGLMYYFLPKAADRPVFSYKLSIIHFWSLIFVYLWAGPHHLQYTALPAWAQAVGTGFSIMLIAPSWGGMLNGLLTLRGAWDKVRENPILKFFVVAVTCYGMATFEGPLLATKSLNKIGHYTDWVIGHVHIGALGWNGFMAFGIVYYLVPVMWRTEIWSKKLANWHFWLGTLGIIFYAVPMYISGFTQGLMWKQFNPDGTLVWKNWLDTVTAIIPYYKLRFLGGLFYLSGAILMTVNVFKTIKAGSFQKEVPAEAPALAKIGSGRKEGEGLHLWIERTPRIMAILAFITVAIGGLVEIIPTLTLKQSVPTITAVKPYSPLELEGRDLYIREGCNACHSQMIRPFRDEIVRFEGKNGQYSKAGEFVYDRPFLWGSKRTGPDLQREGGRNPDSWHFKHMYNPRITSAGSIMPRFPWLISNTLDRTQTVNKMKLMKNYFDVPYTKAEIDSADQWADNQAGGIVKRIYSEAKDVKDQIEKDKAAKGTSFVPLEKREIVAMIAYLQRLGTDIKTTQIQTASAE, encoded by the coding sequence ATGGAGACGCAACAATTCAAGTATGACAATCATATTGTCAGAGCATTCCTCTATGCGACCATCGCATTCGGTCTGGTAGGATTTTTACTCGGACTTACCGCCGCCCTGATGCTTTTTTATCCCGAGCTGCCGGAATTTCTGTTCGGAACCGATGATACCACCATCAAAAGTTTAACCTCAGGAAATATCCAGGGACTGATCAATACCCAGGGAGCTTTAGGCTTTGGGAGAATCAGAATGCTGCATACCAGCGCCGTGATTTTTGCCTTTGTCTGCAACTCGTTTTTCTGTGGGGCTTATTACAGCATGCAGCGGTTGCTGAAAACAAGAATGTACAGCGATACCTTATCCTGGATCCACTTCTGGACCTGGCAGATTATGATTGTTTCGGTAGTGATTACTTTTTTGATGGGAATCAATACGTCCAAAGAATATGCGGAACACGAATGGCCGATCGATATCTTAATTACCGTTTCATGGGTGATCTTCGGGATCAATATGTTCGGAACGATTGCGAAAAGAAGAGTACGCCATTTATATGTTGCCATCTGGTTTTATATGGGAACCTGGCTGGCGGTGGCGATGCTTCATATCTTTAATAATCTTGAAGTTCCGTTGTCGTTTACCACCTGGAAATCCTATTCCATTTATGCGGGGGCAAAAGATGCTTTGGTGCAGTGGTGGTACGGCCATAATGCAGTAGCTTTTGTATTGACGACGCCGGTTTTAGGCTTAATGTATTATTTTTTACCAAAAGCCGCCGACAGACCCGTGTTTTCCTATAAACTTTCCATCATTCACTTCTGGTCGCTGATCTTCGTTTACCTTTGGGCAGGGCCACATCATTTGCAGTATACTGCGCTTCCGGCCTGGGCCCAGGCGGTGGGAACCGGATTTTCCATCATGCTGATCGCACCATCCTGGGGCGGAATGCTGAACGGGCTTCTGACCTTACGGGGAGCCTGGGATAAAGTAAGGGAAAACCCGATTCTGAAATTCTTCGTCGTAGCTGTTACCTGTTACGGGATGGCTACCTTCGAAGGTCCTCTTTTAGCCACCAAATCTTTAAATAAAATCGGACATTATACAGACTGGGTCATCGGCCACGTACATATCGGTGCTTTGGGATGGAACGGATTTATGGCCTTCGGTATTGTTTATTATCTTGTTCCGGTGATGTGGAGAACGGAAATCTGGTCTAAAAAATTAGCCAACTGGCATTTCTGGCTCGGAACATTAGGAATCATTTTCTACGCCGTACCGATGTACATTTCAGGATTCACCCAGGGGCTGATGTGGAAGCAGTTCAACCCGGACGGAACTTTGGTTTGGAAAAACTGGCTGGATACCGTGACTGCAATTATCCCCTATTACAAACTGCGGTTTTTAGGAGGCCTGTTCTATCTTTCAGGGGCGATCTTAATGACAGTGAATGTTTTTAAAACCATTAAAGCAGGTTCATTCCAGAAAGAGGTTCCGGCAGAAGCTCCGGCGCTGGCGAAAATTGGTTCAGGAAGAAAAGAGGGCGAAGGGCTTCACTTATGGATCGAAAGAACCCCGAGAATTATGGCCATCCTTGCTTTTATTACCGTAGCGATCGGAGGTCTGGTGGAAATTATCCCAACCCTGACTTTAAAACAGAGTGTTCCGACGATTACAGCCGTTAAACCCTATTCACCGCTGGAGCTGGAAGGAAGAGACCTGTACATCCGGGAAGGCTGCAACGCCTGCCACTCGCAGATGATCCGTCCGTTCCGTGATGAGATCGTCCGGTTTGAAGGAAAGAACGGACAATATTCCAAAGCAGGAGAATTTGTTTACGACCGGCCTTTCCTTTGGGGTTCCAAAAGAACCGGCCCGGACCTGCAGCGGGAAGGCGGAAGAAACCCGGATTCCTGGCACTTCAAACACATGTATAACCCGAGAATTACCTCAGCCGGTTCCATTATGCCGCGTTTCCCTTGGCTGATCAGCAATACGCTGGACCGGACCCAGACAGTAAATAAAATGAAGCTGATGAAAAATTACTTTGATGTCCCTTATACGAAAGCGGAAATCGATTCGGCTGACCAATGGGCAGATAATCAGGCCGGCGGTATCGTGAAACGAATTTATTCCGAAGCGAAAGACGTCAAAGACCAGATCGAAAAAGATAAAGCTGCCAAAGGAACCTCTTTTGTTCCGCTGGAAAAAAGAGAAATCGTAGCGATGATCGCCTATCTGCAAAGACTGGGTACCGATATCAAAACCACACAGATCCAAACGGCCAGTGCTGAATAA
- a CDS encoding deoxyhypusine synthase family protein, with the protein MSKPITEFIEKYYLHFNAAALVDASKGYVAHLKDGGKMMITLAGAMSTAELGKILAEMIRQDKVDFISCTGANLEEDLMNLVAHSHYERVPHYRDLTPQEEWDLLERGLNRVTDTCIPEEEAFRRLQKHIYELWKDADDKGERYFPHEYMYKMILSGVLEQYYEIPRENSWMIAAAEKNLPIVVPGWEDSTMGNIFASYCIKGELKFSTMKSGIEYMAYLADWYTKNSAGKGVGFFQIGGGIAGDFPICVVPMLYQDMEMHDIPFWSYFCQISDSTTSYGSYSGAVPNEKITWGKLDITTPKFIVESDATICAPLMFSYILENS; encoded by the coding sequence ATGAGCAAACCGATAACTGAATTCATAGAAAAGTATTACCTGCATTTCAACGCAGCGGCTTTGGTGGATGCTTCAAAAGGATATGTTGCCCACCTTAAGGATGGCGGGAAGATGATGATTACACTGGCAGGAGCAATGTCTACTGCAGAGCTGGGAAAAATCCTTGCCGAGATGATCCGTCAGGACAAAGTGGATTTCATTTCCTGTACAGGGGCAAATCTTGAAGAAGATCTGATGAACCTTGTGGCGCATTCTCATTATGAAAGAGTTCCTCACTACAGGGATCTGACGCCTCAGGAAGAATGGGATCTTTTGGAAAGAGGATTAAACCGTGTTACCGATACCTGTATTCCTGAAGAAGAAGCATTCAGAAGACTGCAGAAGCATATCTATGAGCTTTGGAAAGATGCGGACGACAAAGGAGAGAGATATTTTCCACATGAATACATGTATAAAATGATCCTTTCCGGAGTTTTGGAACAGTACTATGAAATCCCGAGAGAAAATTCGTGGATGATCGCAGCGGCAGAGAAAAACCTTCCGATCGTTGTTCCGGGCTGGGAAGATTCTACAATGGGTAACATCTTCGCTTCTTACTGCATCAAAGGGGAGCTTAAATTCTCTACCATGAAATCAGGAATCGAATATATGGCGTACTTAGCCGACTGGTACACGAAAAATTCAGCTGGAAAAGGAGTTGGTTTCTTCCAGATCGGAGGAGGGATTGCAGGGGATTTCCCAATCTGCGTAGTTCCGATGCTGTATCAGGATATGGAAATGCATGATATTCCGTTTTGGTCATATTTCTGCCAGATTTCAGATTCTACAACTTCATACGGTTCTTATTCTGGAGCGGTTCCAAATGAGAAAATTACCTGGGGTAAATTGGACATCACGACACCGAAATTTATCGTTGAAAGTGATGCTACCATCTGTGCACCATTGATGTTCTCTTATATTTTAGAAAATTCTTAA